A single region of the Ascaphus truei isolate aAscTru1 chromosome 6, aAscTru1.hap1, whole genome shotgun sequence genome encodes:
- the STX12 gene encoding syntaxin-12, with product MYGQPERQRPSGGDFSSIIQTCSGNVQRITRNTAQIRSLLSQLGSSQDSSKLQENLQQIQHSTNVLAKDTNKYLKDLGSLLQPLSPAEQRQQKLQKERLMNDFSSALNNFQAIQRKVSEKEKETVARARAGSRLSGDERQKEEQLVSFDNNEDWNQMQTQEEEAGITEQDLELIKERENAIQKLEADILDVNQIFKDLAVMIHDQGEMIDSIEANVESAEVHVERGTEQLQSASYYQKKSRKKICILMLALAIAAGILGIIIWISVKS from the exons ATGTACGGGCAGCCGGAGCGGCAGCGGCCCTCGGGCGGAGACTTCAGCAGCATCATCCAGACCTGTAGCGGGAATGTGCAGAGGATCACACGCAACA CTGCTCAAATCAGGAGCTTATTAAGTCAACTGGGAAGCAGTCAAGATTCAAGCAAACTTCAGGAAAACCT ACAGCAGATACAACATTCCACCAATGTCCTAGCAAAGGATACCAACAAATATTTAAAGGACCTGGGATCTCTCCTCCAACCACTCTCCCCTGCTGAACAG CGGCAGCAGAAGCTACAGAAGGAGCGTCTCATGAACGACTTCTCTTCCGCACTGAACAACTTCCAGGCGATCCAGAGAAAAGTTtctgagaaggagaaggagacgGTGGCCAGGGCACGCGCGGGTTCCCGACTCTCG ggtGATGAGAGGCAGAAGGAGGAACAGCTTGTTTCATTCGACAA caATGAAGACTGGAATCAGATGCAGACTCAGGAGGAGGAAGCTGGTATTACAGAGCAGGATCTAGAGCTtataaaagagagagaaaacgCTATCCAGAAGCTAGAG gcaGATATCCTCGACGTGAATCAGATTTTTAAAGATCTGGCAGTAATGATTCACGACCAAGGAGAAATGATCG ACAGTATAGAAGCCAATGTTGAAAGCGCAGAAGTCCATGTAGAAAGGGGGACGGAGCAGCTACAAAGTGCATCATATTACCAG AAAAAATCTCGGAAGAAGATCTGCATCCTCATGCTTGCGCTCGCCATCGCCGCGGGCATCCTGGGTATCATTATATGGATATCTGTCAAATCCtaa